Genomic window (Gemmatimonadales bacterium):
AGCGTGCCTTCCAGGCCGGGTTCGTTACGATGTGGGGCAATATCGGGTTCCTGGTCAGCGCCATCGGAACGGCGGTGTTCTTCGCGATCCTGTTCGTCGCCGCCAACACGATGATGATGTCGGTGCGTGAGCGGGTCGGCGAAGTGGCGGTGCTCAAGACGCTCGGCTTCCAGGACGGGACGCTCTTTGGGCTGGTCCTGGCCGAGTCCATCCTGATCACGCTGCTGGGTGGGGCGCTCGGTTTGGGGCTCGCCAAGGTAGCGTTCATGGGTAATAACCCGCTACATGCCTTCTTTCCTGGCTTTGGTGTCACCGGCGGCACCTTTGCCGTGGGCCTTGCGATGGCCGTCGGGCTCGGTCTCGTCAGCGGGGCAATTCCCGCGCTTCAGTCGGCTCGGCTGTCGGTCGTCAATGCGCTGCGGCGGGTAGCCTGAGGAGGGTGCCGTGAAGATTCCGATCATCTACAACATCCGGAGCTTGCGTCAGCGTCCGATTTCCACGCTGACGACGGCATTGGGTATGGCCGTCGTTGTGGCTGTGTTCGTTGCAATGAATGCTATGGCCAACGGCTTTCGCTCGGCGCTGGTCAGTACCGGGTCGGCTGAGAACGTGCTCCTGTTGCGGAAGGGTGCGGGCGCCGAGATGAACAGCGGCCTCGGCCGCTCCGTGGCCAGCATCGTGAGCGGCTTGCCGTTCGTGGCCCAGAACGCCTCCGGCCAGCCGATGGTGAGCCCCGAGACGTTTGTCGTGGTGCCGATGGAGCGCGCCGCCGGTGGCGGGATGGCCAACGTCGTCGTTCGGGGCGTCAGCGAGCGGGCGCTCGAGGTTCGGAAGAATGTGCAGATCGTCGAAGGGCGCAGCTTCCGTTCGGGGGCCCGCGAAGTCATCGTCGGGACCTCGTATGCGAAGCGGTTTCCTAATGCAGGGGTGGGTCAGACCGTCCGCTTTGCGGAGCAGGATTGGACCATCGTTGGCCATTTCTCGGCAGGCGGCTCCTCGTTCGAGTCTGAGATCTGGGGTGAGAACGAGCAGTTCATGCCGGTCTTTCGGGGTCAGGTCTTCCAATCGATCACATTTCGGATGAAGGATCCGGCGGCATTCGACGGGGTCAAAGAATCACTCGAAGCCGATGCGCGGCTGGTGGTCGACGCCGAGCGTGAGCTGACGTTCTACGAGAACCAGTCGTCGGGCGTGGCGACGATGCTCAGCTTCATTGCTGTGTTCATCGCATCGATCATGGCGGTGGGTGCGGTGTTCGGGGCGGTCAACACGATGTATGCGGCTGTGGCCTCGCGTGCACCTGAAATTGGTGTGCTGCTGACGCTCGGGTTTCAGCCGCGGAGCGTGATGAGTTCTTTCCTGCTGGAGTCGGTTTTCATAGCGCTGGTTGGGGGGGCGATCGGCTGCCTCCTTGCCCTGCCGATCAACGGGCTCGTGACCAGCACCACGAACTGGGCTTCGTTCAGCGAGATTGCCTTTGCGTTTCGGGTGACGCCGGGGCTGCTGCTCAACGGAATGCTCTTCGCGCTGGCAATGGGCTTCTTCGGCGGGCTCCTGCCGGCACGCCGCGCGGCGAAGCAGCAGGTCGTCGACGCGCTTCGGGAGGCGTAGGCAGCCTGCTTAGAACAATGGCTCGGTCCGCAGAGACCGAGCCATTGAAAATCGGAGGCGGTGATGACGCGACGTCAACTGTTCCAGATCAGCGTCGCGCCGGTCGGCTCCGTGACCTGCTCCTTGGTCCAGCCGGGGAAGAGTTCGACGTGGCGCGAGCCTCTTCGCGGCCTGTGGGGCCTCCGCGATGAATCACTACACCCATCATGTGAATCGCTCATTCCGTAGAACGGTCACGCCCGATGCCGGAGCCGAATGAGGCTCGAAGGGTGAGTCATCCGCCACATCGGGCGAGGGCAGCTGCGTACATCTGGGTGATCGCTGCTACTTAAGAATGGGTGATCGCCTACAGCACCTGCAGCCCAACCGCTTGATACACGCGCTGCACGCGTTTGCGATTCACCGCGTCCGCTCCCGCCGCAGGACCCGCTACCGCTGCCGATAGCCCCACCGGCGCCGCTGATCGGCCCTCCAGCCGCACCTGCAGGAGCGTGCCGGCCGGCCGCTGCCCGGTAGCGCAGGGTCCAAGCAGATCCTTCACCACTTGGAGATTCAGCGGCGGATCGGCGACGAGCGACTTCGGCCGGCGATTCTCCTTCTCAGTTGCCGGGAGGCGGCGGGCATCCGGGATCTGGAGCGCACCGAACTTGCGACGCCAGCAATGAAAGGCGTCTCGGTGCGCGATGGGGTCGGCGCACCTCACGAACGGCGGTGCCCGCTTCGACTTCTACAGGATGTGGATGATCTGATCGGTCGTAAATCGGCTCTTTGCGCATCAGCCCTCCAAGGGTGGAGACTGTCACAACATGTGGATCAGGAGTCGGGATTACCTCAGGTCCGCTTCCTTGGTGAAAGGTCCGCGTCTCCGGTGTGTAGCGTCTGTGCATGAGGGCCGAATGGCCCTCATGCATCATTCAGATTGACTCTACCTACCGCAAGTAGATCCCCTGGACCAGGATCTAACTTGGTCTGACGTGGACGGTCTGACGTGGACGGTACTGATCCACCTTCATGAAGAATAGCAAGGTTTTTTCCCAAGTTGAACTCCATGGAATCTTTAGCTAGCTTGGGATGCGCGCACTCAGTCGA
Coding sequences:
- a CDS encoding ABC transporter permease codes for the protein MKIPIIYNIRSLRQRPISTLTTALGMAVVVAVFVAMNAMANGFRSALVSTGSAENVLLLRKGAGAEMNSGLGRSVASIVSGLPFVAQNASGQPMVSPETFVVVPMERAAGGGMANVVVRGVSERALEVRKNVQIVEGRSFRSGAREVIVGTSYAKRFPNAGVGQTVRFAEQDWTIVGHFSAGGSSFESEIWGENEQFMPVFRGQVFQSITFRMKDPAAFDGVKESLEADARLVVDAERELTFYENQSSGVATMLSFIAVFIASIMAVGAVFGAVNTMYAAVASRAPEIGVLLTLGFQPRSVMSSFLLESVFIALVGGAIGCLLALPINGLVTSTTNWASFSEIAFAFRVTPGLLLNGMLFALAMGFFGGLLPARRAAKQQVVDALREA